Sequence from the Primulina huaijiensis isolate GDHJ02 unplaced genomic scaffold, ASM1229523v2 scaffold43369, whole genome shotgun sequence genome:
ACCACGAACATTTTGCAGCCATCCGTATGTTATAAAGTACTCCAACCTAGCGACTTTCTCAACCCTTTATCCTTGATCAACAATCTTGCTCTTTCCACCTCTTTCCACATCCCTAAAGAGCTATATAAGTCTGAGATTAGTACGTAATACCCATCATTTTCTGGGTCAGTTTTAGTCGCTTGCTTTGCTATCCTTATACCCATATCTGTATTATTGTGCAGTTTGCAAGCAGTCAATAGAGAACCCCATATGACTCCATCTGGAGCGATGGGCATTGATAAAATGAGAGCTTCAGCCTCCTCCAAATTACCCGAACGTCCAAGAAGATCTACCATGCAGGCGAAGTGCTTCAGGGTTGGTATGAGGTTATGTTCTTTCATTTTGTGAAATAGAGCCTTTCCTTCATAAGCCAATCCGGAATGAGCACAAGCGGAAAGAACTGCCAGAAATGAGAGCTCATTTGGTCTAATATTTGACTGTTCCATCTGATCGAAAATCTCAATCGCAGATTTCCCCATTCCATGAATTCCATAACAGGATATCATCACATTCCACGAAATAACATCTCTCTCATTCATCGAATCAAAGATTTCTCTTGCCATTTTCATATTCCCACATTTggaatacatatcaaccaacgCCGTTGCAATAGTTGTATTGCACTCAAATCCTTTTTGATTAATGTATTTATGTATTTCTCTTCCTTTTTCTGCTGCTGCAACCCGGCCACAAGCAGATAACAAAGTTACTATTGTTGCTATATTAGGCTCCTGGCCTCCTGAAATCATTTTGTCAAAAAGAATTAAAGCCTCTGAAAAATTTTCATTCTGAATGTAAGATGAGATCAAACTATTCCATGAGGTGATATCCTTGTGTGATAGGTTGAATAATGTAAAAGCCATAGTTAGTTTTCCACATTTCCCATACATGCTAATAAGTGAATTTACAACTGCGATATTCTCaaacatcaaaattttaatgataTGGCAATGAATAGATTGGCCCAAATGGATGGACTTCAATCTAGAGCAAGAATAAATCACAGATATTAGACTATTCAAATCAGATCCAATTCCTCGGTGCTGCATTTCACTAAACAACTTTATGCAGCTCATTTCTAATCCCGCCTTTTCATAACCAACTATCATCAAGTTCCAAGAGTCATTTCCCTGATCATGACCTCTATCAAAGATCTTCTCTGCCAGTGCCACGAGTCCAAACTTACAATACATTGATACTAATGCACTGTCAACAATGGAATCAACTTCATAGTTTTTCCTCAAGACAAAACCATGAAAGGCCTTTCCTTCTGATACCTTCATGGTATTAGAGAAACCACAAAGCAAGCAACTAAGTAACTTCCCATCTGGAGATACCCCGCTTGCCTGCATTCTCATAAATATCCGAAAGCATTCTTCAATGGACCCCGCTCTTGCATGCACACAAATCATTGATGTCCATGAAAATAAATCTTTACAGGCAACTTCACGGAATGCAACATGTGCATCCTCAATGCTTCCGCATTTTGAATACATCGACAAAATGGTAGATTGAATGACAGTTGAGGAAACTATTCCAGATTTCAGAGCCAATCCATGTAGGCACCTACCTTCCAACAATGCATTCATATCCCCACAAGCTTGGAAACCTCCTTCTAACGTCCGAAAATTCGGTCTCTCGCCATAGCCACCAACCCCGTGCATCTTACAAAGACACTCTAAACCCTTCTCACCCTCTCCATTCTGCACGTACCCAATCACTAGTGCAGTCCAAGCAACGACATCTTTCACAGGAATATCATCAAACACAAGAAAAGCATCTCTAACAGATCCGCATTTCGAATACATATAAACAAATGAAGACCCAATTGCAGAGTTTTGATAAAAAAGATTCGCTTTTGACACCATTCCATGAACACTCGCGCCAATAAAAAACAACTCAAGTTCTGCACAGGCCGAAATAACCATTGGAATGGTAAATTGATTGGCCATTGTCCCGGAAAGTTGCATCTTTGAGAAGAACCCAAGGGCATGGAAATAATTTCCATTAGAGAAATGGGCTTTGATAATGGAGTTCCATAGAAAAGGATCCTTGAAACATAAGTGATCAAAGACTTTAGCAGCAGAATGGGGCTGTTTAACCGAAGCATAACATGCTATCAGCTTTGAAGCTATGAACATATTCTGTGCACGTCCTGTTGTGATAATGTAGGCATGAGTAGAGCCAAGTGTGCTGAAATCAGTTATTTCACGAGACAGGAAAGGATTGATGTGTTTTTCAAGGCAAGTGGATCCCGCATCAACGTAAGATGAATAGAGACATTCACATAGCTTTGGGAATTTGGATATTTTGTCACAGCTGAACAATCGGAACGTCTTTTGCAAAATTGGATATGGACCATTCAACATCGGAAAAAATGGAGAAAATCAGTGCCTTCCACTCAATAGAAATGCCCCAATTACATCGATAGGGTAGTTGTTGAAGAGATCGTGCGATACAAATACCAAAGAAAGGAAAAACAATCAAGCACTCGAAGTCTCGTTTTTCCATAGATTTGATTCAAACAGAAGACTTTAacaaactaaaaaaatttctaaaatccTAGAAAACTGTTTTCTTTCTGCTTGAGTACTATTGACAAGTTGGACTAAAACTAATGTTCATCCGAAAAAATTACTTCTCCAGCACACAAAAATTTAGAATTGAACATGTCTAAATTCATGATTGTCTTAAACTACTATCTTAGTACCATGAAATTATAAGATTGGCTACGTAATTTGCATCCAATCTATTATTTTGCCGGCTTGAATTGATCCCTCAACGCACCTGGAACTCAACCACGCTTTCTTTCGTAACCCTAGCCCCGATCACTCCAAACATGAACAAAAAAGATGTCACATGTGATTTTGTGACACCAATttgtttttaacaaaaataacatatttataaataattttttttcatataatttatttataattataacatCTAACTTTGTCttaaaaattcacatattatctatataaatcacatatttaatataaatgtattatctttatccaaataataaaaaaaactgtgacaaaattttatgaattaacATAATCTATTAATgatcataatttatatatataatattcattATTTTACACACACGATTTCGTtcactagtatatatatatatatatatatatactacatGAACTCGTGATTTTGTTTTTGTCATATGCTGAtaacacaaaataatttttaattgttttcattatataataatttttttcccaacttttgaGAATACTTCTTTAATTAGTTGCATATAAAAATTTCTAATATGTTCCTTATATATTAATGTACGTAAATTacagaatttaaataaaattagcaGCAgtgttttgaaaaataaaagaaaattaaatatttaattttgaaattacaCTTATATAATTAATAGTAGCTTTTCTTTTATAAGATAGTTATATGTTCTAATATACATGTCATGAGCACTTGCAACAATGAAAGCATTATGCTCGACTTTTGTTGcattctttttaaaaaactgtATTGTTACAGTGATTGTTCAAGACTGGTATTTAAGGCAGATTTAAGGTGAATAGAACTTAAGTTCCTGTCAGATCATCCAGAAAAAAAggaaattttgtgtttgaaggTATGGTTCCAAATTTAATCCCATTCAAATCCCAAAAGTAGATACAAGTTGATCATTGTCATAGTGAGGAAGAAATACTCCTACAAAAAAGTTAAAACATATCACAATACATACTAAAACTCAACAGCTGGGAATCAGGGTTCCTATTTACAGTAGATATGAATGTCGATTTTGCTCACTCGACCTCTTGACTCTGAAAAATAGTTATTCAGTCCTCGACAATCATTTGCACATGGAGAAATTTACGCCCACCATGGCTGCTCTGTTAGCTCTTTTGAAAGCACATAGCGAAACCTTGAATTATAAGGCAACCATTTGATCTTCTTCGAAGCTCTTTTATTTGGTCTGTCATCACAGCATCTTTTTATTGAATCGCTAAGTTTCTTGTCCACATTCTCTGTGATCCATGGCAGTATTTCATCAAATGGTACACAGACTTCCTTTGCATACTTTTCGACGAGTTTGGGCAGAAGTATCTTTTTGGACTTCTCTACTACTATATTGGCTTGAAGGAACTCTCTTTTTGCCGCTTCCAACTCTACTTTGATATTGGGTGCCGTATAAACGTTCAACTAGAAGAGGGAAAAAAAGATTTAATGACCTTACACATTCTTCTGTTTGTGTCTAATTTAACACACAAAAATTGAGGAAGCCCAATCATTTCGGCTCAAACCCCCTAGAGTGGAGTGAAGCTCGACATGATAGACTTTGTTAGCAACAACTTCACATTCATTTTCACTTTGCAAATAATAATTTACCAAAACTATTAGAGAAGTCTATTCTACTAATTACCCATGCCAACAAATTTCCCCCACAAACCAAACGAGTGGTAAAAGTATTATTATCAATGCCCCACCTGATTATGTTCGTGATAAATAAAATTCTGGTTTCCTACCCAAATGACATCGAAGAATCAGCCTTAAGTTATTCTGAATCCTCTTTTGGTCAGGAAAGCTATGGTAGTGAAGATTTGGATCAGAAACTCATCCTGTAAATTACACCAGGAAGATGACAGATTGACAGTGCATTTTGGTGCTTACAACAAAAAAGTGTCTTAGTAGCTGGTAAACACAGGCATTGGATTTCTTTCCTTGACACAGCCACATTTGGTTTCAAAAGCCGGAAGCATCCTTTCAAGTATCTTGGGTGAGACATAAGAAATGTTCTCTTTGATGACTTTCTCTTTGGCAGCAGATTTGTAAGCAAACTATGGTTAATTGTTTATCTCATCTTGCATTTGCAAGGCTGATTCTAATCCACCCTTCATTATAGGAGTTCTTTTATGCAACACACTCAGCTTTCCTAAATTTTGGTTTAGACAGATGGAGACTTGTGCAATTTTACTTTTCATTGTAAAGAGTCCAATGCTGTTCAAGTCTTTACACCGTACTACTGTCTCTTATCACTTTTTGACTCAATTGAAATACCAGTTGGGTTCCCCAAATATATNCTATTGATCATAAAACTACTATCTGCAGGAACACAACCTCTTTCTTTGCCTCCCACTCATAGCTGCAATTTTTGTCATGAATAAAGAGAAGGGAATATGATACCAGAATACAGAAGCAAATTACCATGGGATCAGAAGAAGCTCCTGTACACAGTGCAAAACAAACGAGTGGTTGCAAATCTTGAATCCTGTATTTTGACCAGATaatttttctttcctctccAGATTTTTTCCACAAAGCAGTTGATAAAACAGTCTCCAACCACTGCAATGGAGATAAAAAAGGCTCTGTGATGCATATACTTGCGTGTAGTAAGAATTTGTTTAGCTGACATGGTAGGCAGTTGCAGTACAAGACTTGTTATTTATTAAAATGAGATTAAACCAATACCTGTCCTATTCGAGGTGTCCGATAACAAAATATTGACTGCTCAATCATATTTGCGCTGATCACATGACCACCAACATTATAAGCGGCCTGTATCATGCCAACCGTTACAATGAATTAATATGCATACATATAAACCGAAAATAGAATAAATTGAAAACCACAAAAAATCCCAATATCTTGATCAAACAATTCCATAGAACAGAGTCTCCATGCAGACACTTGAAGACAGAACAAGCACTGTCCATGCAGACactgaaaaacaaaaattaaatcgaaatcaaatgcttgaaaccttaaaaaaaaacatagtctCTATCTTATTTTATCCTTCTCTGGACTCTGATCCTTCTTCTGGAAACATCATATTTCATCTGGAACAGGTATTTTCCATGCAAGTACTACTTAAATACAATTTTGTTGTTCCCTTTTTCCTCTTCTCCCTAAATTACGCCCATACCCCTCCCCTTCGCGCTCTAATACACCCTGACCTCTTTCTTTCTGTGTCCAAACATTACCACATCCATACTGTGGTGACCACTAACCGCATTGCTGGGGAAGGAGCAGTTAAATGGAAATAGAGATTAGGGAAGAaggagaagaaaataaaaaggacAAAAAGAAGactaaatttaaaaagaagaaagttAAAATTTATATGGTGCAAGTAACTATGACTCTCGTATGGAAAGTTTTGTGAGTTTTGAAAAAACTCATAGAAGTAATTTTCCCTTCcctttcaatttaattttcacAGAGAAAAACAATTCAAAGTTTTTATATTGTAGCACATTGTGGCACGTGACTACCCTCATTTGAGAAGCAATAGTTTCTTTTTCCTCCCACCTTTGAATCAGCTATTGCTATAAATTGAGTACAATAACCAGGATATTAAGTAGGTAGCAATAATTGTTGAAATCATATCGAGGGAAAATTGTGATTGATTGAATGTTTATTGTACCAATTATTTGAGAATGTTCTAGTAATATAGCAGCTATATTTCTTCTCCTTAAACAGTAAATGGACACTCTCACGGATTAAGATCAACTTCACAGATTTTGCGAAAAGAATAAAGCCAGACATTGGACGGTGAAAAGTAAAATACACTTGGAAAATGATATCCACACCTTGTGAAACAATGCTAACCTTCTGAGCGAGTTGTGAGGTACCCCAAAAGCCAAATATGCCTTCAAGAACAGAATACAGTAATATTAAAAGGAAAAACTTTGGAAATCTGAAATGAAAAGCAAGTACCATCTTTGTGAAATTTACATGCATAACCAAGGAATTGTATAAGTTGATCCAAAATGCTACTTGAGCATTGGCATCCATCTTCCGCACATTAACTTTTTCAAGCTGTTCCACCAGAACTCTGGAATGTAAGAGAACAAACAGCCCATGATAAACTGAATTGATTGAATGCAAAGATTATAATGTTTAAGTATGGCTTTATGAAAGTTcttgaatgaaaaaaaaatgaagttccTATAGGTATGCTCTTCAACCATGGTTGTTCGGAAATGACCTCCTTGCTCCTTAGCAGTGATATACAATTAAAAAGGTCCATGTAGAAAGTCGAAACTGTGCCATATCAACAACAAATTCTATCTTTTGTTCTGGTTTTGTGCTATCCAGGTGTTTCTGAAGGGATGACTAATATCTTTCGATCACACAAAAAGTCTACGATGGACAAATTAGTCCTTTATCAACTTTGAAGTTTGATCTAATGTTTAGCCGGTGTATCAATTATCATACATCGAAATGTGCAGAGATGCTGACAAATGCTCTAGGAAGGCTGTATGAAGGATActatatttgaatgaaaaatggAAACAATCATTTTACCCATGAAACAAGTATGACCAGAACAAATTCCACATTGTTTCAAGGAGTGGTTCCTCAAAAGAGTTAAGCATACAAATTACTTACAGGTTATTATAACCTTTAGATAACAGAAATTGCATTGGCAACCATTATATCAATATTTCACCCTGAATTGTGCAGAAAATTTAAGAATCTAAATGCCCCGCAAGCCGCAATTGACCACAACTCAAGTCACAAAAAATATTAGCTTACGGAAAAGCTACATGCCATGCCATTACTTATGTGCTCTAGGGGGGTGTACACTGTGTGTGCAGAGGAACACGTTGGCTCTCAGTCATTTGTTGGGGAGAGAGTTGAAATACAATTATTGGGAgaataacaatatttttttgctTATTGGTTTTTCCaaagtttatgaaaagtttGCAGAGGAAGAGGTACCAACCTGTAATTGCTGATGGCATATGATGCTCGAGAGAAACGACTCTTATCTTTTGATATCCAAGGTATTTCAACTGTTGATTTGGTTGACCAATCTTTCCCTTCTCCACCACTCCATTGTGGAAGTATAGCACCAATAGATGACTTCGATGATGGATGAGATTGGTTTTGTTCTTCGCTAGCTGATGTACTTCGAAGCAAGCAGTAAACAGCCGTCATGCACCTAACCATTTCCTCTGCCAACTTACTGGGGCATTGGTAGAGGTGATCTTTTAGCATTCGCGGTGCATAATTTTTACTTGTGGTCGGTACCTGTTGCAGAATCCAATGTAAGTGATCATGGAGAGAAGCAGTTACAAAGGTTTATTACCTAAAGATAGTCATTCAAGTGGGAACAAAAAATCAACTGTTTTGAGCAATAATGAAACAACAATGAAAGGATTTTCAAATTAGTTgctcaataattttaaatttttccaaaaatattccAGTCCGCATTCAATCATTACAATGGAACTGTTTACCACTTGAATGGAGCCATAAAACAACAATCATACTCCATCTGTAACCTTTCTGATTTGAATGTCTATTGCTTTTTCCTTTCTGTTCTAGGACATCCACCAATGACGTCCTACTTcccacaattaaaaaaatttttcctaaaaatgatGTAACTCACAGCTAACACTTCAACAGTGTCAAACTATAAAACTATTAATTGTGTCAAACAATGAATAATTCAGAAACACGATAAAGTTCTCACTTAAGACAACTACTTTTTTATCTAACTTGAAAATCATAAatggtaaaaatacccaaagtTCTAGAACTAGAATGAAGAAACCCATTCATCCTTCATCCCTCATTATAAGCTGAAATCAGTCGCAATGACTCACAAAATGTCAACTAAAACGAAAATTCTAGTCATCGATGACCCAATACTAGAAGTAACGAAGAATTTATGTGTATATGAACTCATGAAGAAGTCCAGAATCAAGTCATCAAGtgaaaattaattatgatttcTATTCTGCATAAAATTTGACTTATACAAGTACATGTGGAATCCAGTTATGCAGTCATTGTAATTCTATTAGAAGTACAATTCAAACTctaaaattttcagaaataaaTTTGAACCTTCTCAGGGTTTACATATTTCTGATCCAGAAAATGCTAAATTTCAGATGTCGTGAGTAGCTTGACAGAGGGAATGtgagttattattattcttCTACTTCAATAAATTGAAATCAAAGCCAATGGAAAAATTAGAACTCAAGAACAAATGActatttttaatcaaaagaaCAAATGACTTTCCATCACATAGTTATAACTATATCATTAGTGTGAAACAATAAAGCTCCTCTTTACTTGATTAAAACTCATAAAATTGTGGATGCAAAACAAGATGCTAACCTTGATCGAAAAACTTTTCTCGAAATGCATGCTCTCTTTTGTATTAAGTAGTGAAATATGCCTTGTTTTTGACTGCAACAAACTTCTTTTTCCTGAATCATTTATGGTAGCCAGAGAGTGGAAATTTcttaaagggaatttttttGAGGAGCAGAAGGCACTTGAAATGATACTTGGATGTTTCCTTGATTCACTCTTTACATGTGCAGGAGAGGTAACAACAGAGTTATGCTCTGAAGCCGACCGACTAACGTGTTCAAATACGCCCCTGTAGAGAGAGAGGACGTGGTGTTCGCGCTTTGCAACCTCTTCTTCGAGCAATTCTATTTCAGCTATCAACTCTTTTGTCTAAAATCagcaaaaaaattatgatatttatgttccattaataaaatataattaaaaaaaaacattaagcAGTTGCCAAATGGCATTATGCCATTCAGATAACTATAACCTAGTTTGGAAATCTAGGATATGGAAAGTCCAAAACTTAAAAGAAGTGCTAAAGAGAAAAGATGCCTACTTGAATGAGTGTCTCCCCCAGAATGCAACAGATGTACAGTGACTACATAAGGTGACTAAGGGCACAGGTCTCTCTTAGTCTAAAAAGCAAACCTTGGGCATGTGGAAAAGTTTTCCGAAAAAATTATGTATGGTCAAGGTCCAAGGACTGTTTATAAAATAAGCCTTGGTCTCAGTATCAAATGCACTTCGATCCATATGCATTCATAACGCCAACTGGACCATCAGATAACTGTCAACCGGGTGATGTCAAAGATCTATCTATCAGATGATCATGCAGCTCTAGGTAGGTTAGCTGTAAGGTGCAAGCAGAAAATTGACTTCATTCAAAATCAAACCTCAGTCATATTTCCACAAAATTGTCATACCAACCTGATGGAAAAGACACTGTTTTCAAGCTCAATGTAAACTTTAATAGCACCAAGAAGACACACTCATCAAACAATTAAATTGATTGTCATTTAATTACTAAAGAGGAAAAACACACAAACGGCGGAAAAATgttcaagaagaaatcagtCAATGCCAGGATAAAAAAAACGCTCTGAATTCATAGAATAATAATGAAATTTGAGTATGGGCCCTCCAATAGCATAGATTCAAATTCTGGAAAGATTATTCTTCTGCCATTTTGAGATAAAACCCAGCTGTGACCGAAACCACCTTTGTGAGCTTCATAGTCAAGGACCAACAAGCAAAATTAGGAGTCTAGCTCGGGCAAGCTTACTTGTTACTTCACAGTTCAAACGATCACTAGGATATTTAACACCAGACACATTAGAACTGTTGCCAGTAGAAAACTGAATTCTATTTCAGACTAACAGTTTCTATTGCTGAACTAAAAAGTTAATAACCAAGGGTAAGGATAGCGATGAGATATATATAGAGGTTTAAGTCTTACAATTAGATCAAGATCGTATTTATGACCTACAATTATGCTTATTAGCAGGATAAAAATAGCACTGTTGAAACATTTGAATGAGTCAATGGCACTTATCCTACAATTCTGGATGTGACTAGATCATACGTCTGAAACTGACATTGCTATAATGTCTCCATGCAGGCATACACCTTTGATGAGTCCGTTATTAACAAATCAAATAAATCCATGGCGCCTTCACAGCTTCTCCTAATTTAGGAACGTTTGCCATGGGAACTATTTAAGAAGGTTGTAATAGGATGCATCTTGAAAAGATTTTACCTGAAAAAATTTGTTGCATGGTCAATAGAGCAAAAAAAGCATCTAGTTAGGATGGATGGATCTCAATCAATTCAGAACAAAAATTTAGATAAAGAAGCAATTGGAACACTGACTCAAGTTACCTGAGCAGCAAAATGATGATGCCCAGGAGATAATGTACTAGAAGCTCTTCCCATTGCCCTCTCAAGAACCCCACGCATAGACCTCTCCTGCTGCAGGCGTAGTTGTAATTGGTCGATCTGCAAAAGTTTCTCCCAAAGTTCTCAGATGCCCGCAGTTTAAATAGTCTAGGTTAGAAACAAGTGATATATCTCTAAAATGGCCTGGTAAACACAGGTAGCAAGCATGCAGTATGTGTGTTATTACATCAGTAATAAAAGATGGCTGTAAGACCAAAGGAGAGCTATCAAATCCTCAACAGCTAGCCATGCCGATTCCCATTCATTCCTTCAAATGCAaatgaaactcgaaaaaaaatttattgtaaatgAATAGAAATCTACAACATGCTTACACAAACAATGTTATTAACTCTAAGAAAATCGAGATCGTGAGCATTCCAGAACAGAGAACAGGGAAAGATTGAATGAGATATCATTATCTGCCACAGGCTCAGACAGTAGGGAAATGGCACAGGTTCCCAGACTTCACCAGTTTCAGTCTGCCCCACCTCGTAATTGATATTGCTAAGTTTAAAGTGGCCTAAAATACTTTCAAGAAAACCAATACCAGGAAAATCAACAtccaaaaatataatcaatataaatctTTCTCCAATCACAATTCATAAGGAACTTTTTACATTGATATGTACCCGTAAGTACCATATCAGTTTTGAAACTGCAAACCGGGCCCTTGTTCTTGTTTTGAAGGCATGGGTATCACAAAGTGAAGGAGTTCAAAATTCAATACGATCTTTCCTATTTCCTCTGAACTCTCTATTGTATCCTTTGAGCAGTATATGAACATGAAATTATCTTCAACCCCAAGCCGACATATGTTTTTTAAGCTGGTGTCTGGTACAGCTACAAGGTGACATTGGACACCTATCTTCAGATTGATGAAGAATAACTGGAGCATTTATGATTAACTAGAGTCATCGTGGATGATGCAGGCCACAGTGCAAACTAAATTCTACtggtcaaaataaattaaaaaaatttaatcactGGCTTATATTTTGACTGAactaacaaaataattttatttggcaATAAAAGATAAATACGAATCATATACCTACAAACAAAAGGAAGACTCCTGAATAAAAACAACAAACAGTTTTGGTCATAAGAACAAATCGATTATTCTTTCTTGATGCCTATCACTTTAGTTGTGAATTCTTCTATTTCAAACAAATTTTACTGAGACTGTCCCATTGAATTATAACAAGTCGTGGTCAAGCATTGATCTGGAAAATCTCTTACATCTTGTTCCAAGGAGGCTCTTTGATTTGAAATGTCATCCTTGATGCTAAAGTTCTTGTGAAGTGGGCTTGCCTTACAGCTACTGGTACAAGGCACAATATCCTGTAGATATGGACATTCAGTTAATACTATTTCCAGTTACTTCAGGTATTACTTCCAATATAGTCCCCAAGATATACATAAGATACTAACAGACGATTGATGGAAGTCCTTCCTCGTGAAATAAGAATCTCCAACTGTTGGGGGATTGAAGTTCTTCTCGGAAGAACTGCAAAAAGGTTCAAGAAAAACATGTTTGATATATTTCTTCACGATATAAAACCcagaaaattaataatattcgaCAAAGAAAACTAAAGCTCGTAGCTTAAGGCTCCATACAACAATGAAGCTTAGTTGTTTGTTTCTCAGGCTTAATAATTATGTCTACTGAAGGAAGCATCTTTGTATGTGGCTTTAGTTGGCTGTACAAGATTGATCCATTCATACTAAGTTTTTTACGATGAGCATtttccttaatttttttatcacacGAATCAGTGATGGAAGTACATTGATCGTTTACTCTTTTCAAATTCTTCTATCAACGAAAAAAACAAATGTTATACATCATCGCACCAGCAGTTTATGAACTGTTTATGAGTTCATACAAGATATCAACCTCTGAATAAGCATTTTTCCCAACAGT
This genomic interval carries:
- the LOC140970166 gene encoding pentatricopeptide repeat-containing protein At4g39952, mitochondrial, producing the protein MLNGPYPILQKTFRLFSCDKISKFPKLCECLYSSYVDAGSTCLEKHINPFLSREITDFSTLGSTHAYIITTGRAQNMFIASKLIACYASVKQPHSAAKVFDHLCFKDPFLWNSIIKAHFSNGNYFHALGFFSKMQLSGTMANQFTIPMVISACAELELFFIGASVHGMVSKANLFYQNSAIGSSFVYMYSKCGSVRDAFLVFDDIPVKDVVAWTALVIGYVQNGEGEKGLECLCKMHGVGGYGERPNFRTLEGGFQACGDMNALLEGRCLHGLALKSGIVSSTVIQSTILSMYSKCGSIEDAHVAFREVACKDLFSWTSMICVHARAGSIEECFRIFMRMQASGVSPDGKLLSCLLCGFSNTMKVSEGKAFHGFVLRKNYEVDSIVDSALVSMYCKFGLVALAEKIFDRGHDQGNDSWNLMIVGYEKAGLEMSCIKLFSEMQHRGIGSDLNSLISVIYSCSRLKSIHLGQSIHCHIIKILMFENIAVVNSLISMYGKCGKLTMAFTLFNLSHKDITSWNSLISSYIQNENFSEALILFDKMISGGQEPNIATIVTLLSACGRVAAAEKGREIHKYINQKGFECNTTIATALVDMYSKCGNMKMAREIFDSMNERDVISWNVMISCYGIHGMGKSAIEIFDQMEQSNIRPNELSFLAVLSACAHSGLAYEGKALFHKMKEHNLIPTLKHFACMVDLLGRSGNLEEAEALILSMPIAPDGVIWGSLLTACKLHNNTDMGIRIAKQATKTDPENDGYYVLISDLYSSLGMWKEVERARLLIKDKGLRKSLGWSTL
- the LOC140970157 gene encoding uncharacterized protein isoform X2, with product MIDQLQLRLQQERSMRGVLERAMGRASSTLSPGHHHFAAQTKELIAEIELLEEEVAKREHHVLSLYRGVFEHVSRSASEHNSVVTSPAHVKSESRKHPSIISSAFCSSKKFPLRNFHSLATINDSGKRSLLQSKTRHISLLNTKESMHFEKSFSIKVPTTSKNYAPRMLKDHLYQCPSKLAEEMVRCMTAVYCLLRSTSASEEQNQSHPSSKSSIGAILPQWSGGEGKDWSTKSTVEIPWISKDKSRFSRASYAISNYRVLVEQLEKVNVRKMDANAQVAFWINLYNSLVMHAYLAFGVPHNSLRRLALFHKAAYNVGGHVISANMIEQSIFCYRTPRIGQWLETVLSTALWKKSGEERKIIWSKYRIQDLQPLVCFALCTGASSDPMLNVYTAPNIKVELEAAKREFLQANIVVEKSKKILLPKLVEKYAKEVCVPFDEILPWITENVDKKLSDSIKRCCDDRPNKRASKKIKWLPYNSRFRYVLSKELTEQPWWA
- the LOC140970157 gene encoding uncharacterized protein isoform X1 codes for the protein MSKRNKENNGSIVEEDKERANGDSSARVSSYALHRRSKSSSEKNFNPPTVGDSYFTRKDFHQSSDIVPCTSSCKASPLHKNFSIKDDISNQRASLEQDIDQLQLRLQQERSMRGVLERAMGRASSTLSPGHHHFAAQTKELIAEIELLEEEVAKREHHVLSLYRGVFEHVSRSASEHNSVVTSPAHVKSESRKHPSIISSAFCSSKKFPLRNFHSLATINDSGKRSLLQSKTRHISLLNTKESMHFEKSFSIKVPTTSKNYAPRMLKDHLYQCPSKLAEEMVRCMTAVYCLLRSTSASEEQNQSHPSSKSSIGAILPQWSGGEGKDWSTKSTVEIPWISKDKSRFSRASYAISNYRVLVEQLEKVNVRKMDANAQVAFWINLYNSLVMHAYLAFGVPHNSLRRLALFHKAAYNVGGHVISANMIEQSIFCYRTPRIGQWLETVLSTALWKKSGEERKIIWSKYRIQDLQPLVCFALCTGASSDPMLNVYTAPNIKVELEAAKREFLQANIVVEKSKKILLPKLVEKYAKEVCVPFDEILPWITENVDKKLSDSIKRCCDDRPNKRASKKIKWLPYNSRFRYVLSKELTEQPWWA
- the LOC140970157 gene encoding uncharacterized protein isoform X3, which translates into the protein MHMDRSAFDTETKAYFINSPWTLTIHNFFGKLFHMPKTKELIAEIELLEEEVAKREHHVLSLYRGVFEHVSRSASEHNSVVTSPAHVKSESRKHPSIISSAFCSSKKFPLRNFHSLATINDSGKRSLLQSKTRHISLLNTKESMHFEKSFSIKVPTTSKNYAPRMLKDHLYQCPSKLAEEMVRCMTAVYCLLRSTSASEEQNQSHPSSKSSIGAILPQWSGGEGKDWSTKSTVEIPWISKDKSRFSRASYAISNYRVLVEQLEKVNVRKMDANAQVAFWINLYNSLVMHAYLAFGVPHNSLRRLALFHKAAYNVGGHVISANMIEQSIFCYRTPRIGQWLETVLSTALWKKSGEERKIIWSKYRIQDLQPLVCFALCTGASSDPMLNVYTAPNIKVELEAAKREFLQANIVVEKSKKILLPKLVEKYAKEVCVPFDEILPWITENVDKKLSDSIKRCCDDRPNKRASKKIKWLPYNSRFRYVLSKELTEQPWWA